The following coding sequences are from one Deltaproteobacteria bacterium window:
- a CDS encoding sulfatase has protein sequence MRRMGNGRCAPILVLAAHKLVGEAFACSLRLTTALCAPLAAFTAGAVARLAEQLTAAPELAIVISPDVAVLTGAIRALKRQWPTVRALAVAVPNQETALISVDTLRADHLGSYGSSESLTPHLDRLGADGVVFEHSITSSPWTLPAMASLFTGLYPRHHGAGTITNHRTPLGRAPLPPGSWTVATALRERGYRTHAIVTNPYLALHYGLGEGFDAYENITIESEAFLSFRETTAGRLLNWLRPDLVIGDRGETVSRRAQQWLATVDPAQPFLLWLHYLDPHPPYSRAGVTRHKSLRGDMAFEPATAGSAPLSLTSPDVARLRSGEIRLSDAEKESVRTLYRAEVASVDAAIGSVLDALDARGLREQTLVVCIADHGEEFWEHGGVEHGHTVYEELVRVPLLMRWPGRLPHTRIGQLTRIIDVAPTILDLLGPPAPAGLDGTSLVPLLRGEKVAPRTALTENMLFAEERVGLRTAGHKYVRWPSGKEEVYNLLQDPRELRDLAGIDAAVSPLRQLFAELDRSTIVRPESVLAPALGEKTRSALRALGYLH, from the coding sequence ATGAGACGAATGGGTAACGGCCGGTGTGCGCCTATTCTCGTGCTGGCTGCCCATAAGTTGGTCGGCGAGGCGTTTGCTTGTAGCCTTCGACTCACCACTGCGCTGTGTGCGCCGCTGGCCGCCTTTACTGCTGGAGCTGTAGCCAGGCTGGCGGAGCAGTTGACTGCTGCGCCCGAGCTGGCGATCGTGATCAGCCCCGATGTCGCCGTCTTGACTGGGGCCATTCGCGCGCTCAAACGACAATGGCCCACGGTGAGGGCACTGGCCGTGGCTGTGCCGAACCAGGAGACTGCGCTGATCTCGGTCGACACGCTGCGCGCGGACCATCTCGGGAGCTACGGCAGTTCAGAGAGCCTCACGCCGCACCTCGACCGTCTGGGAGCCGACGGCGTGGTGTTTGAGCATAGCATCACGTCGTCACCGTGGACGCTGCCGGCGATGGCATCGCTGTTTACCGGCCTCTATCCCCGCCACCACGGCGCGGGAACCATCACCAACCATCGCACGCCTCTGGGACGCGCGCCGCTACCCCCCGGCTCGTGGACCGTCGCCACGGCCTTGCGCGAACGCGGCTATCGCACGCACGCCATCGTGACCAATCCCTATCTCGCCCTGCATTATGGCTTGGGCGAAGGGTTCGATGCCTACGAGAACATCACGATTGAGTCGGAGGCTTTCCTGTCATTTCGGGAGACGACGGCCGGTCGGTTGCTCAACTGGCTGCGTCCCGATCTCGTGATCGGCGACCGCGGGGAGACGGTCAGTCGACGGGCGCAACAGTGGCTCGCCACCGTCGACCCGGCACAGCCATTCTTGCTGTGGCTGCACTACCTCGACCCGCATCCGCCTTACAGCCGCGCCGGGGTCACGAGGCACAAGAGCCTCCGCGGGGACATGGCCTTCGAACCGGCCACCGCGGGATCGGCGCCGCTGAGTCTCACGTCGCCCGACGTGGCCCGGCTCCGCAGTGGGGAGATTCGGCTGAGCGACGCAGAGAAGGAATCGGTTCGCACGTTGTACCGTGCCGAGGTGGCGAGCGTGGACGCCGCTATTGGCTCGGTACTCGATGCGCTCGACGCCCGCGGCTTGCGGGAGCAGACCTTGGTGGTCTGCATCGCCGACCACGGCGAGGAATTCTGGGAGCACGGCGGTGTCGAGCACGGGCACACGGTGTACGAGGAGCTGGTGCGCGTGCCGCTGCTGATGCGCTGGCCGGGCAGATTGCCGCACACGCGCATCGGACAGCTGACCCGTATCATCGACGTGGCGCCGACGATTCTCGACCTGCTCGGCCCCCCGGCACCGGCGGGCCTTGACGGCACGTCGCTGGTGCCGCTTCTTCGCGGCGAGAAGGTGGCGCCACGAACTGCGCTGACCGAGAACATGCTGTTCGCGGAGGAACGCGTTGGGCTGCGCACCGCCGGGCACAAGTACGTTCGCTGGCCCTCGGGCAAGGAGGAGGTGTACAATCTGCTCCAGGATCCGCGGGAGCTGCGTGATCTGGCGGGTATCGATGCCGCCGTCAGCCCGTTGCGCCAGCTCTTCGCCGAACTCGACCGTAGCACCATCGTGCGACCCGAGAGCGTGCTGGCGCCGGCACTGGGCGAGAAGACCCGGAGTGCGCTGCGGGCACTGGGGTATCTGCACTGA